From the genome of Polyodon spathula isolate WHYD16114869_AA chromosome 14, ASM1765450v1, whole genome shotgun sequence, one region includes:
- the LOC121327028 gene encoding collagen alpha-5(IV) chain-like isoform X2, with amino-acid sequence MSCFVFWMLLFCPSLQKAAAEIGCACAGKSGCRCDGIKGDKGERGFPGPVGPSGPMGFPGQEGPPGSAGPQGYPGRTGPPGLKGSRGITGTPGFPGFSGLPGTLGIGGPMGPPGIPGCNGTKGDVGYPGYPGPPGAQGEPGSPGVPGQPGSRPFVPIPNDLWLKGKPGLPGLPGLKGLPGSPGLPGPPGAAGIEGFPGPPGPLGDTGPKGFEGTAGFPGPQGPKGFRGPTGAPGPRGVKLYVEGPKDLKGDPGDPGDPGPTGTPGFDGFQIKGQNGERGEPGDQGKFGKDGMPGEPGNPGMKGDPGNPGPPGIPGFKGQKGVLGAGGLPGDVVELNGPSKKGERGPPGPSGLPGLRGQPGPEGFQGLPGNPGQGNPGNPGPRGPPGGFGMKGDRGEPGKLIRGPPGTEGPPGFPGYPGPPGAKGLPGGVTQKEGPPGFPGPDGRMGPPGDKGLPGPKGDQGDECRICSFSTAIPGPPGPPGKPGPEGRPGVSGDPGPKGSAGPEGAAGPMGPRGFPGVPGETGPPGLKGDPGNMNSTGSRGEKGLPGWPGSKGRDGLNGIPGKPGPQGAPGAKGNPGPPGLKGDQGYPGSPGTPGFPGQMGERGPVGYGSAGTIGDKGRQGVPGLPGELGPAGEKGDAGHVIFSPGPLGVPGERGVPGQRGKPGTPGATGRDGFPGSVGAKGEKGIASTGFRGPPGAKGNRGQAGAEGPPSRPGMPGRTGPNGIPGDPGPKGNGGFGVPGSKGRHGPPGDGGSEGPEGVGGLPGSPGPPGSPGQEGAPGPKGDLGPTGLKGQPGIPGNCQKGSSGPAGYLGSKGPIGVSGIIGVPGVKGNPGIAGLDIRGPPGLNGLPGARGSPGNPGSDGHKGFPGLDGAPGARGQDGEPGLMGKSGLKGIDGFPGNPGRPGPKGFMGKDGEPGDKGRGGQKGEKGDNGPQGQTSIEKIQGFPGDPGMPGLPGPNGLKGDRGLPGYPGVRGKDGTPGPPGPQGSIGNPGFPGDRGAPGFPGPAGEAGEMGIPGPKGEKGSSGVPGVVGSAGYPGTPGIKGGKGEPSLEVYGRPGLDGTKGDPGIPGLEGERGETGMPGLLGNPGPDGKSGDRGNAGIPGTKGMPGPCGEKGTDGERGPPGAPGPRGLPGTTGAPGSPGAPGEKGKQGHDGIPGRLGEKGEPGIPGQIPGANGFPGPKGIKGDFGPAGPPGPPGYPGPVGDRGVTGPIGPTGNSGPPGSPGIGIEGPKGDKGQPGPPGRHGDPGPRGPAGPVTYSIKGDKGLRGPPGRPGQAGDEGDEGPPGIPGFDGDPGFPGPKGDPGSVGLPGVTGMKGVHGFTGAKGAKGLKGTPGPAGPRGKDTTVLAVPIPGDPGYSGEPGRPGDLGEPGWPGTPGPKGQPGPKGAQGQKGKPGRSGHSGPKGDNGFPGRRGPPGYLGPQGPKGPDGPPGTHRTIRDIEGFIFTRHSQSRAIPLCPAGTKQLFSGYSLLFVKANDRAHGQDLGTIGSCLQRFSTMPYLYCTVSGTCNFASRNDYSYWLSTDQLMPADMAPISGVTLEPFISRCTVCEGIANTIAVHSQTTTTPPCPNGWNSLWTGFSFVMTSCNHPGILVISAETKTGFSCSDIHSKFKYLFFFKKE; translated from the exons GGCTGTGCGTGTGCGGGGAAATCTGGATGTCGCTGCGATGGAATAAAAGGAGACAAG GGTGAGCGAGGGTTCCCTGGGCCCGTGGGACCTAGTGGACCGATGGGTTTCCCCGGTCAAGAAGGTCCTCCTGGAAGTGCAGGTCCACAG GGATATCCTGGAAGGACAGGGCCACCCGGGCTAAAAGGTTCAAGG GGTATAACTGGCACACCTGGCTTTCCAGGGTTTTCTGGTCTCCCa GGAACCCTGGGAATTGGAGGTCCGATGGGTCCTCCAGGAATCCCAGGATGCAATGGAACCAAG GGTGATGTAGGATATCCAGGATACCCAGGGCCACCCGGTGCTCAAGGGGAACCA gggagTCCAGGTGTTCCAGGACAACCG gGGTCTCGTCCGTTTGTCCCAATACCCAATGATTTATGGTTGAAAGGAAAGCCTGGTTTGCCAGGATTGCCAGGATTGAAG GGTTTGCCAGGATCCCCAGGATTGCCAGGCCCACCAGGGGCAGCTGGGATTGAGGGCTTTCCT GGGCCACCTGGACCCCTTGGAGACACAGGACCTAAG GGCTTTGAAGGGACAGCCGGATTCCCTGGACCCCAGGGACCAAAG gGCTTCAGAGGTCCAACAGGCGCACCTGGTCCACGTGGAGTAAAGTTATATGTAGAAGGACCTAAAGACTTAAAG GGAGATCCAGGGGACCCAGGTGACCCAGGCCCTACAGGTACACCT gGGTTTGATGGATTTCAAATTAAGGGTCAGAATGGTGAGAGAGGAGAGCCGGGTGACCAG ggAAAATTTGGAAAGGACGGTATGCCTGGCGAACCGGGAAATCCG GGTATGAAAGGTGATCCCGGTAATCCAGGACCTCCTGGGATTCCTGGATTTAAA GGGCAAAAGGGTGTTTTAGGCGCTGGAGGTCTTCCTGGTGAT GTAGTAGAACTAAATGGCCCTTCTAAAAAAGGGGAGCGTGGACCTCCAGGCCCATCAGGTCTACCAGGTCTGCGTGGTCAACCAG GTCCCGAAGGTTTTCAAGGTCTACCAGGAAACCCAG GGCAGGGGAACCCCGGTAACCCTGGTCCGAGAGGACCCCCAGGTGGTTTTGGTATGAAAGGAGACAGAGGCGAGCCAGGGAAACTCATTCGTGGGCCTCCAGGAACAGAGGGCCCACCTGGATTCCCAGGGTATCCTGGACCACCAGGGGCCAAAGGGCTTCCAG GTGGTGTTACGCAGAAAGAGGGGCCACCAGGGTTTCCTGGGCCTGATGGCAGGATGGGGCCTCCAGGAGATAAAGGGCTACCGGGACCCAAAG GTGACCAAGGAGATGAGTGCAGAATATGTTCATTTTCCACAGCCATCCCAGGGCCTCCTGGTCCCCCTGGCAAACCTGGCCCTGAAGGACGTCCAG GTGTATCAGGAGATCCAGGTCCCAAAGGCTCAGCAGGACCTGAAGGAGCAGCAGGGCCTATGGGCCCGCGA GGCTTTCCAGGTGTACCAGGAGAAACAGGCCCCCCAGGGCTAAAGGGAGACCCAGGGAACATGAATAGCACAGGGAGCAGGGGTGAGAAAGGCTTGCCTGGATGGCCAGGCAGTAAAGGACGGGATGGTTTGAATGGAATCCCTGGGAAGCCCGGGCCTCAAGGTGCACCGGGTGCAAAAGGAAATCCA GGACCTCCTGGTTTAAAAGGTGACCAAGGCTACCCTGGTTCCCCAGGAACCCCTGGTTTTCCAGGGCAGATGGGAGAGCGAGGACCAGTGGGCTATGGCTCAGCAGGTACTATCGGGGATAAAGGAAGACAAGGAGTTCCTGGTCTGCCTGGAGAACTAGGACCAGCAG GAGAGAAAGGAGATGCAGGCCACGTTATATTCTCCCCCGGGCCGCTTGGAGTACCTGGGGAGAGAGGTGTACCTGGACAACGAGGCAAGCCAG GAACACCTGGAGCAACTGGACGGGATGGTTTCCCTGGTAGTGTTGGTGCTAAAGGTGAAAAGGGCATTGCTTCAACAGGGTTCCGTGGGCCACCGGGAGCAAAAG GCAATAGAGGACAAGCGGGAGCAGAAGGACCCCCGTCAAGACCAGGAATGCCAGGAAGAACCGGACCAAATGGCATTCCAGGGGACCCCGGGCCAAAG GGCAATGGGGGATTTGGAGTTCCAGGGAGCAAAGGCAGACACGGTCCTCCTGGGGATGGTGGGTCTGAAGGTCCCGAGGGGGTTGGTGGACTCCCAGGAAGTCCAGGACCACCTGGATCCCCAGGACAGGAGGGTGCTCCAGGCCCTAAAG gGGATCTGGGTCCTACAGGACTAAAAGGTCAGCCTGGCATTCCAGGGAACTGTCAGAAAGGATCTTCGGGGCCAGCAGGCTATCTGGGTTCAAAAGGACCCATTGGAGTTTCAG GTATAATTGGGGTTCCTGGTGTGAAAGGGAACCCTGGTATAGCAGGACTGGATATCAGAGGGCCTCCAGGATTAAACGGGTTACCTGGGGCAAGGGGGAGTCCAGGGAATCCTGGGTCAGATGGACACAAGGGTTTCCCAGGCCTGGATGGGGCACCTGGGGCACGAG GCCAAGATGGTGAACCAGGTCTTATGGGGAAATCTGGACTAAAAGGAATTGATGGTTTTCCAGGAAACCCTGGAAGACCTGGACCTAAAG GTTTTATGGGCAAGGATGGAGAACCAGGAGATAAGGGCAGGGGTGGACAGAAGGGGGAAAAAGGAGATAATGGACCCCAAGGGCAAACCAGTATTGAAAAAATTCAAGGATTCCCTGGGGATCCAGGGATGCCAG GGTTACCCGGGCCGAATGGACTCAAGGGTGACAGAGGACTACCAGGGTACCCAGGAGTTAGAGGGAAGGATGGAACCCCAGGGCCTCCAGGACCACAAG GGTCTATAGGTAATCCAGGTTTTCCAGGTGATCGAGGAGCTCCAGGTTTTCCAGGACCAGCAGGCGAAGCCGGGGAGATGGGAATTCCAG GGCCTAAAGGAGAGAAGGGGTCTTCTGGTGTTCCTGGAGTCGTTGGGTCTGCAGGTTACCCAGGCACTCCTGGCATTAAAGGGGGAAAAGGAGAACCAAGTTTAGAAGTATATGGCCGTCCAGGACTGGATGGAACTAAG GGTGACCCAGGCATTCCAGGTCTGGAGGGAGAAAGAGGGGAGACTGGGATGCCAGGGCTACTTGGAAACCCAGGACCAGATGGAAAATCTGGAGATAGAGGAAATGCTGGAATCCCAGGAActaaag GAATGCCAGGCCCATGTGGTGAAAAGGGGACTGATGGAGAAAGAGGTCCTCCAGGAGCCCCTGGACCAAGAGGACTTCCAG GTACCACAGGAGCCCCTGGTAGTCCTGGAGCCCCAGGTGAAAAGGGGAAACAAGGACACGATGGCATTCCTGGACGACTAGGAGAAAAGGGGGAGCCAG GTATTCCTGGCCAAATTCCAGGCGCCAATGGCTTTCCAGGCCCAAAAg GTATCAAAGGGGATTTCGGGCCAGCTGGTCCCCCTGGGCCACCAGGTTATCCAGGACCAGTGGGGGACAGAGGAGTTACTGGACCCATAGGACCTACTGGAAACTCTGGTCCACCTGGGAGTCCTGGGATTGGGATTGAAGGCCCTAAAGGAGACAAGGGTCAACCAGGCCCACCTGGAAGACATG GAGATCCTGGACCTCGTGGACCTGCAGGGCCAGTAACATATTCTATCAAAGGAGACAAGGGATTGAGAGGTCCTCCTGGAAGACCAGGTCAGGCAGGCGATGAAGGGGATGAAGGCCCTCCAGGAATACCA GGTTTTGACGGTGATCCAGGATTTCCAGGTCCCAAAGGTGATCCTGGTTCTGTTGGTCTTCCTGGAGTAACAG GAATGAAAGGTGTCCATGGATTTACTGGCGCTAAGGGAGCTAAAGGGTTAAAAGGAACTCCTGGGCCAGCCG GCCCCCGTGGAAAAGATACAACGGTGTTGGCTGTGCCAATACCGGGTGATCCAGGATACTCAGGAGAGCCTGGGAGACCTGGAGACCTAGGAGAGCCAGGATGGCCAGGAACACCAGGCCCTAAAG GGCAGCCAGGGCCAAAGGGAGCCCAAGGTCAGAAAGGCAAACCAGGCAGATCTGGCCACTCAGGACCAAAGGGAGATAACGGTTTTCCTGGAAGGAGAG gGCCACCTGGATATTTAGGACCCCAAGGCCCTAAGGGCCCTGATGGACCTCCTGGAACTCACAGAACTATTAGGGATATTGAGGGCTTCATCTTCACCCGTCACAGTCAGTCAAGAGCCATTCCTCTGTGTCCAGCTGGGACAAAGCAGCTCTTTTCTGGCTACTCTCTTCTGTTCGTAAAGGCTAATGACAGAGCGCATGGGCAAGACCTAG GTACTATTGGAAGCTGCCTACAAAGGTTTTCTACAATGCCGTATTTATATTGCACAGTCAGTGGTACATGTAATTTTGCTTCAAGGAATGATTATTCCTACTGGCTTTCTACTGATCAGCTAATGCCAGCAGATATGGCTCCAATCTCAGGTGTAACTTTAGAACCATTTATAAGCAG ATGCACAGTGTGTGAAGGTATTGCAAATACAATAGCAGTTCATagtcaaacaacaacaaccccaccCTGTCCGAATGGGTGGAACTCACTCTGGACTGGTTTCTCATTTGTAATG actaGCTGCAATCACCCAGGTATCCTTGTAATTAGTGCTGAGACGAAAAccggattttcatgttcggatattcactcAAAATTTAAGTATTTGTTCTTTTTCAAAAaggaataa